Proteins from a genomic interval of Oncorhynchus mykiss isolate Arlee chromosome 21, USDA_OmykA_1.1, whole genome shotgun sequence:
- the larp7 gene encoding la-related protein 7, producing MVDTEERVVGGGGALSSTMNPGGKNKENEKKKRSRVKQLLADVKKQVDFWFGDVNLHKDRFLRRLIEESRDGYVDISVLTSFNRMKNLTTDCKLIARAIKNSSVVEVNLEGTKVRRQRPIGEDPKDVDNRTVYVELLPKKVTHDWLERVFTKCGNVVYVSVPRYKTTGHSKGFAFIEFETEEEAQKAIEMLNNPPEDAPRKPGIFPKTKNRKPIPDPPTLNTTLDEEEEKKRRKKKKSRGSTKEDTPSQAETTVGGAKEQEIESESKPSDRKRKCTAEGAEVVAPEGGTDKAPAKRLEKKRRRSQAGESSESDVQGDMPAKLRRMSEGEEGKVKEEDKVKESDGKDLPVKVEEEEEEKMDDSLLKAKRKRKKKHKERAKIGEEVIPLRVLSKKDWLKLKVEYLTLQKRSMGALKACLTKFHHKGAGAGEKMEMDTSLQQKQTSPEESKKAGEKESPLGPQFESGCIVRITHTTPLPGRKVIKDALSEVSPVVYVDTLEGDAEGHVRFKTPAEAKAIIDARTELQHKHSWQLEILSGDHEQRYWQKILVDRQAKLNRPRDKKRGTEKLISKAEKIIIARAKEATKHIRFMED from the exons ATGGTAGACACAGAGGAAAGAGTCgtaggtggtggtggtgcccTATCATCTACCATGAACCCAGGTGGAAAGAACAAAGAgaatgagaagaagaagaggtcCCGTGTGAAGCAGCTGCTTGCAGACGTGAAGAAGCAGGTGGACTTCTGGTTTGGGGATGTCAACCTTCACAAGGACAGGTTTCTAAGACGACTCATTGAGGAGTCACGAGATGGAT ATGTTGATATATCTGTTTTGACGTCCTTCAACCGAATGAAAAATCTGACAACTGATTGCAAATTGATTGCAAGGGCAATTAAAAATTCATCTGTCGTTGAG GTCAACCTAGAGGGAACTAAAGTTCGACGGCAGCGTCCAATTGGAGAGGATCCGAAAGATGTAGACAACCGAACAGTCTATGTG GAGCTTCTGCCCAAGAAAGTAACACACGACTGGCTAGAACGAGTGTTTACCAAATGTGGAAATGTGGTTTACGTCAGTGTACCGAGATACAAAACCACGGGCCACTCCAAAGGGTTCGCCTTCATTGAGTTTGAGACGGAAGAGGAGGCACAGAAAGCCATAGAG ATGCTGAACAACCCTCCAGAGGACGCCCCCAGGAAACCTGGCATCTTCCCTAAGACCAAGAACAGGAAGCCTATCCCCGATCCTCCCACCCTGAACACCACACTAG ACGAGGAAGAGGAAAAGaaaaggaggaagaagaagaagtccCGGGGCAGCACCAAAGAGGACACCCCGTCACAGGCTGAGACGACAGTGGGCGGGGCCAAAGAACAAGAAATAGAATCTGAGTCTAAGCCCTCTGACAGGAAGAGGAAATGCACTGCCGAGGGTGCAGAGGTTGTAGCACCTGAGGGGGGCACAGATAAGGCCCCTGCCAAAAGGCTAGAGAAGAAGAGACGCCGGTCCCAGGCAGGGGAAAGCTCAGAGAGTGACGTCCAGGGAGACATGCCCGCTAAGCTGAGAAGGATGAGCGAGGGGGAGGAGGGcaaggtgaaggaggaagacaaGGTGAAGGAGAGCGATGGGAAAG ATTTGCCTGTCAAggttgaggaggaagaggaggagaagatggacGACTCCCTTCTAAAAGctaagaggaagaggaagaagaagcacAAGGAGAGGGCGAAGATTGGTGAAGAGGTCATTCCTCTCCGTGTTCTCTCCAA GAAAGACTGGCTGAAGTTGAAGGTGGAGTATCTGACCCTGCAGAAGAGGAGCATGGGAGCTCTGAAGGCATGCCTGACCAAGTTCCACCACAAGGGGGCAGGAGCAGGAGAGAAAATGGAGATGGACACCAGTCTCCAACAGAAACAGACATCTC CTGAGGAGAGTAAGAAAGCAGGTGAAAAGGAGAGCCCCCTTGGCCCTCAGTTTGAGAGTGGCTGCATCGTCAGgatcacccacaccacacccttacCTGGCAGAAAAGTCATCAAG GACGCTCTCTCTGAGGTGTCCCCAGtggtgtatgtggacaccctagAGGGGGACGCCGAGGGTCACGTCCGCTTCAAGACTCCAGCAGAGGCCAAGGCCATCATTGACGCTCGCACCGAGCTGCAGCACAAACACAGCTGGCAGCTGGAGATCCTTTCTG GCGACCATGAACAAAGGTACTGGCAGAAGATCCTGGTGGACCGCCAAGCTAAGTTGAACCGGCCCAGAGACAAGAAACGGGGCACAGAGAAG CTCATTTCCAAAGCCGAGAAAATCATCATAGCCCGGGCCAAGGAGGCCACTAAGCACATCCGCTTCATGGAAGACTGA